A part of Escherichia marmotae genomic DNA contains:
- the katG gene encoding catalase/peroxidase HPI has protein sequence MSTSDDIHNTTASGKCPFHHGGHDQSAGAGTTTHDWWPKQLRVDLLNQHSNRSNPLGEDFDYRKEFSKLDYYGLKKDLKELLTESQPWWPADWGSYAGLFIRMAWHGAGTYRSIDGRGGAGRGQQRFAPLNSWPDNVSLDKARRLLWPIKQKYGQKISWADLFILAGNVALENSGFRTFGFGAGREDVWEPDLDVNWGDEKTWLAHRNPEELAKRPLAATEMGLIYVNPEGPNASGEPLSAAAAIRATFGNMGMNDEETVALIAGGHTLGKTHGAGPATHVGPDPEAAPIENQGLGWKSDFGSGVGADAITSGLEVVWTQTPTQWSNYFFENLFKYEWVQTRSPAGAIQFEAVDAPEIIPDPFDPSKKRKPTMLVTDLTLRFDPEFEKISRRFLDDPQAFNEAFARAWFKLTHRDMGPKSRYIGPEVPKEDLIWQDPLPHAFFNPSEEDILNLKAAIAESGLSVSELVSVAWASASTFRGGDKRGGANGARLALAPQRDWEVNAAAARALPVLEGIYKSSHTASLADIIVLAGVVGVEKAASAAGISVNVPFTPGRVDARQDQTDIEMFELLKPVADGFRNYRAAAGEATTESLLIDKAQQLTLTAPEMTVLVGGMRVLGANFDGSKNGVFTDRVGVLSNDFFVNLLDMRYEWKATDESKELFEGRDRETGEVKYTASRADLVFGSNSVLRALAEVYASSDAHEKFVKDFVAAWVKVMNLDRFDLL, from the coding sequence ATGAGCACGTCTGACGATATCCATAACACAACAGCTAGCGGAAAATGTCCGTTCCATCATGGCGGTCATGACCAGAGCGCCGGTGCGGGAACAACCACTCATGACTGGTGGCCAAAACAACTCCGTGTTGACCTGTTAAACCAACATTCTAACCGTTCTAACCCACTGGGTGAGGACTTCGACTACCGCAAAGAATTTAGCAAGCTAGATTACTACGGCCTGAAAAAAGATCTGAAAGAGCTGCTGACAGAGTCCCAACCGTGGTGGCCAGCAGACTGGGGCAGCTACGCGGGTCTGTTTATTCGTATGGCCTGGCACGGCGCGGGGACTTACCGTTCAATCGATGGTCGCGGTGGCGCGGGGCGTGGTCAGCAACGTTTTGCACCGCTCAACTCCTGGCCGGATAACGTCAGCCTGGATAAAGCGCGTCGTCTGTTGTGGCCAATCAAACAAAAATATGGTCAGAAAATCTCCTGGGCCGACCTGTTTATCCTTGCGGGTAACGTGGCGCTGGAAAATTCTGGCTTCCGTACTTTCGGTTTTGGTGCCGGTCGTGAAGACGTCTGGGAACCGGATCTCGACGTAAACTGGGGTGATGAAAAAACCTGGCTTGCCCACCGTAATCCGGAAGAGCTGGCAAAACGGCCATTAGCAGCAACCGAAATGGGGCTGATTTACGTTAACCCGGAAGGACCAAATGCCAGCGGTGAACCGCTTTCTGCGGCTGCAGCTATTCGCGCGACATTTGGCAATATGGGAATGAACGACGAAGAAACCGTTGCGCTGATCGCAGGTGGTCATACGTTAGGTAAAACTCACGGCGCAGGCCCGGCAACGCACGTAGGTCCTGATCCGGAAGCCGCACCGATCGAAAACCAGGGCTTAGGCTGGAAAAGTGATTTTGGTTCCGGTGTCGGTGCCGATGCCATTACTTCAGGCCTGGAAGTGGTCTGGACGCAAACGCCGACTCAGTGGAGCAACTATTTCTTCGAAAACCTGTTCAAATATGAGTGGGTACAGACTCGTAGTCCGGCAGGTGCCATCCAGTTTGAAGCAGTCGATGCACCGGAAATTATCCCGGATCCGTTCGATCCGTCGAAGAAACGTAAGCCGACGATGTTGGTCACTGACCTGACTCTGCGTTTTGATCCAGAGTTTGAGAAGATTTCACGTCGCTTCCTCGATGATCCACAAGCGTTCAACGAAGCCTTTGCCCGTGCATGGTTCAAACTGACGCACAGGGATATGGGGCCGAAATCTCGCTACATCGGACCGGAAGTGCCGAAAGAAGATCTGATCTGGCAAGATCCGCTGCCACATGCGTTCTTCAACCCGAGCGAGGAAGATATCCTTAATCTTAAGGCGGCGATTGCTGAATCTGGCCTCTCCGTGAGCGAGCTGGTTTCTGTTGCCTGGGCTTCCGCCTCCACCTTCCGCGGTGGGGATAAACGTGGCGGCGCGAATGGTGCGCGTCTGGCATTGGCTCCACAGCGCGACTGGGAAGTTAATGCCGCAGCAGCACGTGCATTGCCGGTGCTGGAAGGGATCTACAAATCCTCCCATACAGCGTCGCTTGCCGACATTATTGTTCTTGCCGGTGTCGTTGGTGTTGAAAAAGCGGCGAGTGCGGCGGGTATCAGCGTTAATGTTCCGTTTACACCGGGCCGTGTAGACGCGCGCCAGGATCAGACTGACATTGAGATGTTTGAGCTGCTCAAACCTGTTGCCGACGGTTTCCGTAACTATCGTGCTGCGGCGGGTGAGGCTACAACTGAATCTCTGTTGATCGATAAAGCACAGCAATTGACCCTGACTGCACCGGAAATGACGGTGTTGGTCGGCGGGATGCGCGTACTGGGTGCCAACTTCGATGGCAGCAAAAACGGCGTCTTTACTGACCGCGTGGGTGTATTGAGCAATGACTTCTTTGTGAACTTGCTGGATATGCGTTACGAGTGGAAAGCGACCGACGAATCGAAAGAGCTGTTCGAAGGCCGTGACCGTGAAACGGGTGAAGTGAAATACACTGCCAGCCGTGCGGACCTGGTATTTGGTTCTAACTCCGTCCTGCGTGCGCTGGCAGAAGTTTACGCCAGCAGCGACGCCCACGAGAAGTTTGTTAAAGACTTCGTGGCGGCATGGGTGAAAGTGATGAACCTCGACCGTTTCGACCTGCTGTAA
- the yijE gene encoding cystine transporter YijE: MSAAGKSNPLAISGLVVLTLIWSYSWIFMKQVTSYIGAFDFTALRCIFGALVLFIVLLLRGRGMRPTPFKYTLAIALLQTCGMVGLAQWALVSGGAGKVAILSYTMPFWVVILAALFLGERLRRGQYFAILIAAVGLLLVLQPWQLNFSSMKSAILAILSGISWGASAIVAKRLYARYPRVDLLSLTSWQMLYAALVMSVVAWLVPQREIDWQPTVFWALAYSAILATALAWSLWLFVLKNLPASIASLSTLAVPVCGVLFSWWLLGENPGAVEGSGIVLIVLALALVSRKKKEAVSVKKI, translated from the coding sequence ATGTCTGCCGCAGGAAAGAGCAACCCACTGGCAATCAGTGGCCTGGTTGTGCTCACACTTATCTGGAGTTATAGCTGGATTTTCATGAAGCAAGTCACCAGCTACATCGGTGCCTTCGACTTTACTGCTTTACGCTGCATTTTTGGCGCTCTCGTTTTATTCATCGTCCTTTTATTACGTGGTCGCGGTATGCGTCCGACGCCGTTTAAATACACTTTAGCTATTGCCCTGTTACAAACCTGCGGGATGGTGGGACTGGCGCAATGGGCGTTGGTGAGCGGCGGAGCAGGGAAGGTGGCAATCCTGAGCTATACCATGCCGTTCTGGGTGGTGATTCTCGCGGCGCTGTTTCTTGGTGAACGCCTGCGACGCGGGCAATATTTCGCTATTCTGATTGCCGCCGTTGGATTATTGCTGGTGTTACAGCCGTGGCAACTCAATTTCTCCTCGATGAAAAGCGCCATCCTGGCAATCCTCTCCGGCATCAGTTGGGGGGCGAGTGCGATTGTTGCTAAACGCCTTTATGCCCGCTATCCGCGCGTGGATTTATTGTCGTTAACATCCTGGCAGATGCTTTATGCGGCGCTGGTGATGAGTGTGGTCGCCTGGCTGGTGCCGCAACGTGAAATTGACTGGCAGCCCACGGTGTTCTGGGCGCTGGCTTACAGTGCGATTCTGGCGACGGCACTGGCCTGGAGTTTGTGGCTATTTGTACTGAAAAACTTACCTGCCAGTATTGCCAGCTTAAGCACGCTGGCGGTTCCTGTTTGCGGCGTACTCTTTTCCTGGTGGCTGCTTGGTGAAAACCCCGGCGCGGTTGAAGGCAGCGGTATTGTGCTGATTGTGCTGGCACTGGCGCTGGTAAGCCGTAAGAAAAAAGAAGCCGTCAGCGTAAAAAAAATCTGA
- a CDS encoding DUF1287 domain-containing protein, translating into MKASLALVSLLTAFTSHSLKSPAVPPTVVQIQANTNLAIADGARQQISSTLFYDPAYVQLTYPGGDVPQERGVCSDVVIRALRSQQVDLQKLVHEDMAKNFAEYPQKWKLKRPDSNIDHRRVPNLETWFIRHDKTRPTSKNPSDYQAGDIVSWRLDNGLAHIGVVSDGFARNGTPLVIHNIGAGAQEEDVLFSWQIVGHYRYFAK; encoded by the coding sequence ATGAAAGCTTCACTGGCGTTGGTCAGCCTTCTAACGGCATTTACCAGCCACTCCTTAAAATCTCCCGCCGTTCCACCAACCGTGGTACAAATCCAGGCCAACACCAACCTTGCCATCGCAGACGGTGCCAGACAGCAAATTAGCAGCACGCTATTTTACGATCCGGCGTATGTGCAGCTTACCTATCCTGGCGGTGATGTCCCGCAGGAACGCGGCGTATGTTCTGATGTAGTGATCCGCGCATTACGCAGCCAGCAGGTAGATTTGCAGAAGCTGGTTCATGAAGATATGGCGAAGAATTTTGCCGAGTACCCGCAAAAATGGAAGTTAAAGCGCCCGGACAGCAACATCGATCACCGTCGGGTACCTAATCTGGAAACCTGGTTTATCCGCCACGATAAAACACGCCCCACCAGCAAGAACCCCAGTGACTATCAAGCGGGCGATATTGTCTCCTGGCGATTAGATAACGGGCTGGCACATATTGGGGTGGTTTCAGATGGCTTCGCCCGCAACGGTACGCCACTGGTGATACATAACATTGGCGCAGGCGCGCAGGAAGAAGATGTGTTGTTTAGCTGGCAGATTGTCGGGCACTACCGCTATTTTGCTAAATAA
- the gldA gene encoding bifunctional L-1,2-propanediol dehydrogenase/glycerol dehydrogenase: MDRIIQSPGKYIQGADVINRLGEYLKPLAERWLVVGDKFVLGFAQATVEQSFKDAGLVVEIAPFGGECSQNEIDRLRGIAETAQCGAILGIGGGKTLDTAKALAHFMGVPVAIAPTIASTDAPCSALSVIYTDDGEFDRYLLLPNNPERVIVDTKIVAGAPARLLAAGIGDALATCFEARACSRSGATTMAGGKCTQVALALAELCYNTLLEEGEKAMLAAEQHVVTPALERVIEANTYLSGVGFESGGLAAAHAVHNGLTAIPDAHHYYHGEKVAFGTLTQLVLENAPVEEIETVAALCHAVGLPITLAQLDIKEDIPAKMRIVAEASCAEGETIHNMPGGATPDQVYAALLVADQYGQRFLQEWE; the protein is encoded by the coding sequence ATGGACCGCATTATTCAATCACCAGGTAAATACATCCAGGGCGCTGATGTAATTAATCGCCTGGGCGAATACCTGAAACCGCTGGCAGAACGTTGGTTAGTTGTTGGCGATAAATTTGTATTAGGTTTTGCTCAGGCAACCGTCGAGCAAAGCTTTAAAGATGCCGGGCTGGTTGTTGAAATCGCACCCTTTGGCGGTGAATGTTCGCAAAATGAAATCGATCGTCTACGTGGCATCGCAGAAACCGCACAGTGTGGTGCAATTCTCGGTATTGGCGGCGGTAAAACCCTTGATACCGCCAAAGCACTGGCACATTTCATGGGTGTTCCGGTAGCAATCGCTCCGACTATCGCCTCTACCGACGCACCGTGCAGTGCGCTGTCTGTTATCTACACCGATGATGGTGAGTTTGACCGCTATCTGCTGCTGCCGAACAACCCGGAACGCGTCATTGTGGATACCAAAATTGTTGCTGGCGCACCTGCACGTCTGTTAGCGGCGGGTATTGGCGATGCGTTGGCAACCTGTTTTGAAGCACGTGCCTGTTCCCGCAGCGGCGCAACCACGATGGCGGGCGGTAAATGTACTCAGGTAGCACTGGCTCTGGCTGAACTGTGCTACAACACCCTGCTGGAAGAAGGCGAAAAAGCGATGCTTGCCGCTGAACAGCATGTGGTGACTCCGGCGCTGGAACGTGTGATTGAAGCTAACACCTATTTGAGCGGCGTGGGCTTTGAAAGCGGCGGCCTGGCGGCGGCGCACGCGGTGCACAATGGCCTGACGGCCATTCCGGATGCGCATCACTATTATCACGGTGAAAAAGTGGCATTCGGTACGCTGACGCAACTGGTTCTGGAAAACGCACCAGTTGAGGAAATCGAAACCGTAGCTGCGCTGTGCCATGCTGTCGGCCTGCCAATTACCCTGGCACAACTGGATATTAAAGAAGATATCCCGGCGAAAATGCGGATTGTCGCAGAAGCATCTTGTGCAGAAGGTGAAACTATTCACAACATGCCTGGCGGCGCCACGCCAGATCAGGTTTACGCCGCACTGCTGGTAGCCGACCAGTATGGTCAGCGTTTCCTGCAAGAGTGGGAATAA
- the fsa gene encoding fructose-6-phosphate aldolase, producing MELYLDTANVAEVERLARIFPIAGVTTNPSIIAASKESIWDVLPRLQKAIGDEGILFAQTMSRDAQGMVEEAKRLRDVIPGIVVKIPVTSEGLAAIKLLKKEGITTLGTAVYSAAQGLLAALAGAKYVAPYVNRVDAQGGDGIRTVQELQALLEMHAPESMVLAASFKTPRQALDCLLAGCESITLPLDVAQQMLNTPAVESAIEKFEHDWNAAFGNTHL from the coding sequence ATGGAACTGTATCTGGACACCGCTAACGTAGCAGAAGTCGAACGTCTGGCACGCATATTCCCGATTGCCGGAGTGACGACTAACCCGAGCATTATTGCTGCCAGCAAGGAGTCCATCTGGGATGTACTGCCGCGTCTGCAAAAAGCGATTGGTGATGAGGGCATTCTGTTTGCTCAGACTATGAGCCGCGACGCACAGGGCATGGTAGAAGAAGCGAAACGTCTGCGCGACGTTATTCCGGGAATTGTGGTGAAAATTCCGGTAACATCCGAAGGTCTGGCAGCAATTAAATTGCTGAAAAAAGAAGGCATTACCACGCTGGGAACCGCAGTCTACAGCGCCGCACAAGGGCTATTAGCCGCACTGGCTGGCGCAAAATACGTGGCCCCCTATGTAAACCGCGTGGACGCTCAGGGCGGAGACGGCATTCGTACCGTACAGGAGCTGCAAGCGTTACTGGAAATGCACGCGCCAGAAAGCATGGTGCTGGCAGCCAGCTTTAAAACACCGCGTCAGGCGCTGGATTGTTTGCTGGCAGGATGTGAATCCATCACACTGCCCTTAGATGTAGCGCAACAAATGCTTAACACCCCTGCGGTAGAGTCAGCTATAGAGAAGTTCGAGCACGACTGGAATGCCGCATTTGGCAATACTCATCTCTAA
- the ptsP gene encoding phosphoenolpyruvate--protein phosphotransferase — protein MALIVEFICELPNGVHARPASHVETLCNTFSSQIEWHNLRTDRKGNAKSALALIGTDTLVGDNCQLLISGADEQEAHQRLSQWLRDEFPHCDAPLEEVKSDELEPLPVSLTNLNPRIIRARTVCNGSAGGILTPISSLDLNALGNLPAAKDADAEQSALENGLTLVLKNIEFRLLDSDGATSAILEAHRSLAGDTSLRQHLLAGVSEGLSCAEAIVASANHFCEEFARSSSSYLQERALDVRDVCFQLLQQIYGEQRFPAPGKLTQPAICMADELTPSQFLELDKNHLKGLLLKSGGTTSHTVILARSFNIPTLVGVDIETLSPWLQQTIYIDGNAGAIVVEPTEAVARYYQQEARVQDALREQQRVWLTQQARTADGIRIEVAANIAHSVEAQAAFGNGAEGVGLFRTEMLYMDRTSAPGESELYNIFCQALESANGRSIIVRTMDIGGDKPVDYLNIPAEANPFLGYRAVRIYEEYASLFTTQLRSILRASAHGSLKIMIPMISSMEEILWVKEKLAEAKQQLRNEHIPFDEKIPLGIMLEVPSVMFIIDQCCEEIDFFSIGSNDLTQYLLAVDRDNAKVTRHYNSLNPAFLRALDYAVQAVHRQGKWIGLCGELGAKGSVLPLLIGLGLDELSMSAPSIPAAKARMAQLDSRECRQLLNQAMACRTSLEVEHLLAQFRMTQQDAPLVTAECITLESDWRSKEEVLKGMTDNLLLAGRCRYPRKLEADLWAREAVFSTGLGFSFAIPHSKSEHIEQSTISVARLQAPVRWGDDEAQFIIMLTLNKHAAGDQHMRIFSRLARRIMHEEFRNALVNAASADAIASLLQHELEL, from the coding sequence ATGGCCCTGATTGTGGAATTTATTTGTGAGCTACCTAATGGCGTACATGCACGTCCGGCAAGCCACGTTGAAACGCTGTGTAATACTTTTTCATCGCAAATTGAGTGGCATAACCTGCGTACCGATCGCAAGGGCAACGCCAAAAGCGCGCTGGCGCTGATTGGCACCGATACACTGGTGGGCGATAACTGCCAGTTACTGATTTCTGGAGCCGACGAACAAGAAGCACACCAGCGTTTAAGCCAATGGCTGCGCGATGAATTTCCCCACTGTGACGCGCCGCTGGAAGAAGTAAAATCTGACGAACTGGAGCCGCTGCCGGTTTCACTGACTAATCTGAATCCGCGCATTATCCGCGCCCGCACCGTGTGTAACGGTAGCGCAGGCGGCATCCTGACGCCGATTTCCTCTTTAGATCTCAATGCACTGGGTAATCTTCCTGCCGCTAAAGATGCTGACGCCGAACAATCTGCACTGGAAAACGGCCTGACACTGGTACTGAAAAACATTGAGTTTCGTCTGCTGGATAGCGACGGTGCCACCAGCGCAATACTGGAAGCCCACCGTTCGTTAGCGGGCGATACCTCTTTACGTCAACACTTACTGGCGGGTGTCAGCGAGGGATTAAGCTGTGCCGAAGCGATTGTTGCCAGTGCGAATCACTTTTGCGAAGAGTTCGCCCGTTCCAGTAGTAGCTACCTGCAAGAGCGTGCGCTGGATGTGCGCGACGTCTGCTTCCAGTTACTCCAGCAAATTTACGGCGAACAACGCTTCCCGGCACCGGGTAAATTGACGCAGCCAGCCATTTGTATGGCGGATGAACTAACCCCCAGTCAGTTCCTCGAACTGGATAAAAATCACCTCAAAGGTCTGCTACTGAAAAGCGGCGGCACCACCTCACACACGGTGATCCTTGCCCGTTCATTTAATATTCCGACGCTGGTCGGCGTGGATATCGAGACCCTTAGCCCGTGGCTGCAACAAACGATTTATATCGACGGCAACGCCGGGGCGATTGTGGTCGAACCGACAGAAGCGGTGGCGCGTTATTATCAACAGGAAGCGCGCGTACAGGACGCTCTGCGTGAGCAACAACGTGTCTGGCTGACCCAGCAAGCCCGCACCGCTGATGGTATTCGTATCGAAGTTGCTGCTAACATCGCTCACTCGGTAGAAGCACAGGCTGCGTTTGGCAATGGCGCAGAAGGCGTTGGTCTGTTCCGCACTGAAATGCTCTATATGGATCGCACCAGTGCACCGGGCGAAAGCGAGTTGTACAACATTTTTTGTCAGGCGCTGGAATCCGCCAACGGGCGCAGCATTATTGTGCGTACTATGGATATTGGCGGCGATAAACCCGTTGATTATCTGAATATTCCCGCAGAAGCCAACCCATTCCTTGGTTATCGCGCGGTGCGTATTTATGAAGAATACGCGTCACTGTTTACCACGCAATTACGGTCGATCCTGCGCGCCTCTGCTCACGGCAGCCTGAAAATCATGATCCCGATGATCTCCTCAATGGAAGAGATCTTATGGGTGAAAGAAAAGCTGGCGGAAGCCAAACAGCAACTGCGTAACGAACACATTCCGTTTGATGAAAAGATCCCACTCGGCATCATGCTGGAAGTACCGTCGGTCATGTTCATTATCGACCAGTGCTGCGAAGAGATTGATTTCTTTAGTATCGGCAGTAACGACCTGACGCAGTATCTGCTGGCGGTGGATCGTGATAACGCTAAAGTCACCCGTCACTACAACAGTCTGAATCCGGCATTCCTGCGGGCGCTTGATTACGCCGTTCAGGCAGTGCATCGCCAGGGTAAATGGATCGGCCTGTGCGGAGAACTGGGGGCAAAAGGTTCCGTACTGCCGCTGCTGATCGGTTTAGGGCTGGATGAACTTAGCATGAGCGCACCGTCAATTCCGGCGGCAAAAGCACGCATGGCGCAACTCGACAGCCGCGAATGTCGTCAGTTGCTTAACCAGGCGATGGCCTGCCGTACTTCACTGGAAGTGGAGCATCTGCTGGCGCAGTTCCGTATGACGCAACAGGATGCGCCGCTGGTTACCGCCGAGTGCATCACGCTGGAAAGCGACTGGCGCAGCAAAGAAGAAGTGCTCAAAGGCATGACCGATAACCTGCTGCTGGCAGGACGCTGTCGCTATCCGCGGAAACTGGAAGCCGATCTGTGGGCGCGTGAGGCCGTCTTCTCTACCGGACTGGGCTTTAGTTTCGCCATTCCACACAGCAAATCAGAACATATTGAGCAGTCGACCATCAGTGTGGCTCGTCTGCAAGCACCTGTGCGCTGGGGCGATGATGAAGCACAATTCATCATTATGTTAACCCTGAACAAACACGCTGCGGGCGATCAGCATATGCGCATTTTCTCGCGCCTCGCTCGCCGCATCATGCACGAAGAATTCCGTAACGCGCTGGTTAACGCCGCTTCCGCCGACGCTATCGCCAGCCTGCTGCAACATGAACTGGAACTGTAA
- a CDS encoding PTS fructose transporter subunit EIIC, whose amino-acid sequence MNELVQILKNTRQHLMTGVSHMIPFVVSGGILLAVSVMLYGKGAVPDAVADPNLKKLFDIGVAGLTLMVPFLAAYIGYSIAERSALAPCAIGAWVGNSFGAGFFGALIAGIIGGIVVHYLKKIPVHKVLRSVMPIFIIPIVGTLITAGVMMWGLGEPVGALTNTLTQWLQGMQQGSIIMLAVIMGLMLAFDMGGPVNKVAYAFMLICVAQGVYTVVAIAAVGICVPPLGMGLATLIGRKNFSAEERETGKAALVMGCVGVTEGAIPFAAADPLRVIPSIMVGTVCGTVTAALVGAQCYAGWGGLIVLPVVEGKLGYIAAVAVGAVATAICVNVLKSLARKNGSSTDEKEDDLDLDFEIN is encoded by the coding sequence ATGAATGAGTTGGTGCAGATACTGAAAAACACTCGTCAGCATTTAATGACGGGCGTTTCACACATGATTCCCTTCGTAGTATCGGGCGGTATTTTGCTGGCGGTTTCCGTCATGCTGTACGGCAAAGGTGCGGTGCCAGATGCCGTAGCCGATCCGAATCTGAAAAAACTGTTTGATATCGGCGTCGCGGGCTTAACGCTGATGGTGCCTTTCCTTGCTGCTTACATCGGTTATTCCATTGCGGAACGTTCCGCGCTGGCTCCGTGCGCTATTGGTGCCTGGGTCGGTAACAGTTTTGGTGCAGGCTTCTTTGGCGCGCTGATCGCCGGGATTATCGGCGGCATCGTGGTGCATTACCTGAAGAAAATCCCGGTGCATAAAGTTCTGCGTTCTGTCATGCCAATCTTCATTATTCCGATCGTCGGCACCTTAATTACCGCTGGCGTCATGATGTGGGGGCTGGGCGAGCCTGTGGGCGCATTGACTAACACTCTGACCCAGTGGCTTCAGGGAATGCAGCAGGGCAGCATTATCATGCTGGCGGTCATTATGGGGCTGATGCTGGCGTTCGATATGGGCGGTCCGGTTAACAAAGTGGCGTATGCATTCATGCTGATTTGTGTCGCCCAGGGTGTTTATACCGTGGTGGCGATCGCGGCAGTAGGGATCTGTGTTCCGCCGCTGGGGATGGGGCTGGCGACGCTGATTGGTCGCAAAAACTTCTCCGCAGAAGAACGTGAAACCGGTAAAGCGGCGTTGGTGATGGGCTGTGTTGGTGTCACTGAAGGGGCGATTCCTTTCGCCGCCGCCGATCCGTTGCGTGTGATCCCTTCCATCATGGTGGGCACTGTTTGTGGCACGGTCACCGCGGCATTGGTTGGTGCGCAGTGCTATGCAGGCTGGGGTGGTCTGATTGTGCTGCCGGTAGTTGAAGGCAAGTTGGGTTACATCGCGGCAGTGGCTGTTGGGGCTGTAGCGACGGCTATCTGCGTTAACGTGCTGAAAAGTCTGGCGCGTAAAAATGGGTCTTCAACTGATGAGAAGGAAGACGACCTGGATCTGGATTTTGAAATTAATTAA
- a CDS encoding PTS fructose-like transporter subunit IIB, protein MAKIIAVTACPSGVAHTYMAAEALESAAKAKGWEVKVETQGSIGLENELTAEDVASADMVILTKDIGIKFEERFAGKTIVRVNISDAVKRADAIMSKIEAHLAQTA, encoded by the coding sequence ATGGCGAAAATTATTGCAGTAACCGCATGTCCTTCAGGTGTTGCCCATACCTATATGGCGGCAGAGGCGCTGGAAAGTGCCGCGAAAGCAAAAGGCTGGGAAGTGAAAGTAGAAACCCAGGGGTCGATTGGTCTGGAAAACGAACTGACTGCGGAAGACGTGGCGAGCGCCGATATGGTGATTCTGACCAAAGATATCGGCATCAAGTTTGAAGAGCGTTTTGCTGGCAAGACCATCGTGCGTGTCAACATCAGCGACGCAGTAAAACGCGCTGACGCCATTATGAGCAAAATTGAAGCTCACCTGGCGCAAACCGCTTAA